In a single window of the Neospora caninum Liverpool complete genome, chromosome VIIa genome:
- a CDS encoding Ubiquitin carrier protein, related produces MAARNRLLIELREAQRMTDSQVRLVPNHDNIYQWEAVISGPKESPYQNGKWKLRLICPPTYPLSPPTVTFLTKCFHPNVDFRTGAVCLNILRDGSWTPAWNLHYVCLAICALMDIPNADSPLNCDAGEAIG; encoded by the exons ATGGCGGCGCGCAATCGGCTGCTCATCGAACTTCGCGAGGCGCAACGGATGACCGACTCTCAAGTCCGCCTGGTCCCAAA CCACGATAATATTTACCAGTGGGAGGCGGTGATCTCGGGGCCCAAAGAGTCTCCGTACCAG AACGGGAAGTGGAAGCTTCGCCTCATCTGCCCACCGACGtatcctctctcgccgccgacGGTGACGTTTCTGACCAAGTGCTTCCACCCAAATGTCGATTTCCGAACGG GTGCGGTTTGTCTGAACATTCTTCGAGACGGCAGCTGGACGCCTGCATGGAACCTCCACTACGTTTGCCTGGCCATCTGCGCCCTCATGGACATACCCAACGCCGACAGTCCGCTAAACTGTGACGCAGGTGAAGCAATCGGCTga